In Pectobacterium aroidearum, the following are encoded in one genomic region:
- the speG gene encoding spermidine N1-acetyltransferase — MSGTSNSVRLRPLERDDLTFVHQLDNNASVMRYWFEEPYEAFVELSDLYDKHIHDQSERRFIIEHEQTKVGLVELVEINHIHRRAEFQIIIDPAYQGRGYASTAAKLAMDYGFSVLNLYKLYLIVDKENQKAIHIYSKLGFEVEGELIHEFFINGEYRNTIRMCIFQHQYLAKHKTVTGTGGEAPGSSISQ, encoded by the coding sequence GCAATTCCGTTCGGCTACGACCGCTGGAGCGGGACGATCTCACTTTTGTTCATCAGTTGGATAACAATGCCAGTGTGATGCGTTATTGGTTTGAAGAGCCTTACGAGGCCTTTGTCGAACTCAGCGATCTGTACGACAAGCATATTCATGACCAGAGCGAGCGGCGCTTCATTATTGAACACGAACAGACCAAAGTTGGTCTGGTTGAACTGGTGGAAATTAACCATATCCACCGTCGCGCGGAATTTCAGATCATCATCGATCCGGCCTATCAAGGCCGCGGCTACGCCAGCACAGCGGCCAAACTGGCCATGGATTACGGCTTCTCGGTATTGAACCTCTACAAGCTGTATTTAATTGTGGATAAGGAAAACCAGAAAGCGATCCACATCTACAGCAAATTAGGCTTTGAGGTAGAAGGCGAACTGATCCATGAGTTCTTCATCAACGGTGAATATCGCAACACGATCCGCATGTGTATTTTCCAGCATCAATATCTGGCGAAACACAAAACCGTGACGGGAACCGGCGGCGAAGCACCGGGAAGTTCTATAAGCCAGTAA
- the ybbA gene encoding putative ABC transporter ATP-binding protein YbbA: protein MFAKTSPASATPSKTAHVENILEVHHLSKHVGQGENRLSILTGVELIVKPAQTIALIGESGSGKSTLLGILAGLDDGSEGEVSLMGKSLNALDEEGRAALRAQHVGFVFQSFMLVPTLNALENVQLPALLRGESDSHSRGQAEQLLQQLGLGERLHHLPAQLSGGEQQRVALARAFSGRPNVLFADEPTGNLDRKTGERIVDLLFSLNRDYATTLILVTHDEQLAARCERRLRLVDGKLREDA, encoded by the coding sequence ATGTTTGCGAAGACCAGCCCAGCGAGTGCTACGCCAAGCAAAACTGCGCACGTAGAAAACATTCTTGAAGTTCATCATCTTAGTAAGCACGTTGGTCAGGGAGAAAATCGGCTTTCCATCCTTACCGGAGTTGAGCTTATTGTCAAACCTGCGCAGACAATTGCCCTGATTGGGGAATCCGGTTCGGGGAAATCGACCTTGCTGGGAATTTTGGCCGGGCTGGATGATGGCTCGGAAGGCGAGGTGAGTCTGATGGGCAAGTCGCTAAACGCGCTGGATGAGGAAGGCCGTGCGGCGCTGCGCGCTCAGCATGTCGGTTTTGTCTTTCAGTCTTTCATGCTGGTGCCGACGCTGAATGCATTGGAGAACGTGCAATTACCCGCGTTGCTGCGCGGTGAAAGCGACAGCCACAGCCGTGGACAGGCTGAGCAACTGTTACAACAGCTCGGGTTGGGTGAGCGCTTACATCATCTTCCTGCTCAGCTTTCTGGCGGTGAGCAGCAGCGTGTGGCGCTGGCGCGTGCGTTCAGCGGTCGTCCCAACGTCTTGTTTGCCGATGAGCCTACCGGGAATCTGGATCGTAAAACCGGGGAACGCATCGTTGATCTGCTGTTTTCCCTCAACCGCGATTATGCCACCACGCTGATTCTGGTAACGCACGATGAACAACTGGCGGCGCGCTGTGAACGACGCCTGCGTTTAGTCGACGGCAAGCTGCGGGAGGACGCATGA
- the ybbP gene encoding putative ABC transporter permease subunit YbbP encodes MIWRWFWREWRSPSLLIVWLALTLAVACVLALGTISDRMEKGLSQQSRDFLAGDRVLRASRPVAEAWLQDAQQRGLTLSRQISFMTMTFAGDTPQLAQVKATDQRYPLYGNLQTRPEGLHAEAGTVLVAPRLLALLGLKVGDMLDVGDTALRISGELIQEPDAGFNPFETAPRILMNLDDVEKTGAIQPGGRITWRYMFSGNEKQISEFSNFIKPQLKPDQRWYGMEDSEGALSQSLKRSQQFLLLSALLTLLLSIAAVAVAMGHYCRSRYDLVAILKTLGAGRQALRRLIIGQWLSVLGLAAVCGSVLGLGFEALLMKMLAPVLPATLPASGLWPWVWALGSLVLISLLVGLRPYRLLLATQPLRVLRQDVVANVWPLRYYLPIVLLIVVGLLAVLSGGGVLLWSLLGGMAVLSLLLGVIGWGGLLLLRRLTVKRLALRLAINRLLRQPWSTLSQLAAFSLSFMLLALLLVMRGDLLDRWQQQLPPGSPNYFLLNITKEQVPQVEDFLSQHDVTPEQFFPIIRARLTEINQQIATEVIHEDDPGGNTVNRELNLTWMNGIPPHNVLVEGEAPKPGEVSMEAKEAKEMGIKIGDTLTFTGDTQPFSATVTSFRQVDWESLRPNFFFIFPVGALDNQPQSWLTSFRYDGDEKMITQLNRQFPTVSVLDIGSILRQVGQVLQQVSRALEIMVILVLFCGVLLLLAQIQVGMRQRRQELMVYRTLGAGLRLLRTTLWCEFAVLGLVAGTAAAIGAESALWLLQRKVFNFAWEPNITMWITLPLIAAFLLSLCGGWLGLRLLRGKALFRQFAG; translated from the coding sequence ATGATCTGGCGGTGGTTCTGGCGCGAATGGCGTTCTCCTTCCTTACTGATTGTCTGGCTGGCATTAACGCTGGCTGTCGCTTGTGTGCTGGCGCTGGGCACGATCAGCGATCGCATGGAAAAAGGGCTCAGTCAGCAGAGCCGTGATTTTCTGGCTGGCGACCGCGTGCTGCGTGCTTCACGGCCTGTCGCGGAAGCCTGGCTTCAGGACGCGCAGCAGCGCGGGCTGACGCTCAGTCGACAGATTTCTTTCATGACCATGACGTTCGCGGGCGATACGCCACAGCTGGCACAGGTTAAAGCCACTGACCAGCGCTATCCGCTGTATGGCAATTTGCAGACGCGTCCTGAAGGGCTGCATGCGGAAGCGGGAACGGTGCTGGTAGCGCCGCGCCTGCTGGCGCTACTTGGGCTGAAAGTCGGCGATATGCTGGACGTCGGTGATACTGCACTGCGCATCAGCGGCGAGCTGATTCAGGAGCCGGATGCCGGCTTCAATCCGTTTGAGACCGCGCCGCGTATTCTGATGAATCTGGACGATGTCGAAAAAACCGGTGCGATTCAGCCGGGGGGACGCATTACCTGGCGCTACATGTTTTCCGGCAATGAGAAGCAAATTAGTGAATTCAGCAACTTCATCAAACCACAGCTTAAGCCCGATCAACGCTGGTATGGCATGGAGGATTCTGAAGGCGCGCTGAGCCAGTCGTTAAAGCGGTCGCAGCAGTTCCTGTTGTTGTCGGCGCTGCTGACGCTGCTGTTGTCTATTGCCGCAGTGGCGGTGGCGATGGGGCACTATTGCCGCAGCCGTTATGATTTGGTCGCTATCCTGAAAACGCTGGGTGCAGGCAGACAAGCGCTGAGGCGCTTAATCATCGGGCAGTGGCTTTCCGTGCTCGGGCTGGCGGCGGTGTGCGGCAGCGTGCTCGGTCTGGGATTTGAGGCGCTGTTGATGAAAATGCTGGCACCGGTGCTGCCCGCCACACTGCCAGCTTCTGGGCTGTGGCCGTGGGTATGGGCGCTGGGATCGCTTGTTCTAATCTCGCTGCTGGTTGGGCTGCGCCCGTATCGACTGCTGCTAGCGACACAACCGCTGCGCGTGTTACGTCAGGATGTGGTGGCGAACGTGTGGCCGCTGCGCTACTACCTGCCGATTGTCCTGCTTATTGTCGTCGGCCTGCTGGCCGTGTTGTCCGGTGGCGGCGTGCTGCTGTGGTCGCTGCTCGGCGGTATGGCGGTGCTGTCGTTACTGTTGGGCGTTATCGGTTGGGGCGGGTTGCTGTTATTACGACGCTTGACGGTTAAACGACTGGCATTGCGTCTAGCCATTAATCGCCTGTTGCGCCAGCCGTGGTCGACGCTCAGCCAACTGGCCGCCTTTTCGCTGTCCTTTATGCTCTTGGCACTCCTGCTGGTGATGCGCGGTGACTTGCTGGATCGCTGGCAGCAGCAATTGCCGCCGGGCAGCCCGAACTATTTCCTGCTGAATATCACGAAGGAGCAGGTGCCACAGGTGGAGGATTTCCTCTCTCAGCATGACGTGACGCCGGAGCAATTCTTCCCGATTATTCGTGCGCGTCTGACGGAAATTAATCAGCAGATTGCGACGGAAGTGATCCACGAGGACGATCCGGGCGGCAACACGGTGAACCGTGAGCTGAACCTGACCTGGATGAATGGGATTCCGCCGCACAACGTACTGGTGGAAGGCGAAGCGCCGAAGCCGGGTGAAGTCTCTATGGAAGCGAAAGAAGCCAAAGAGATGGGGATCAAGATTGGCGATACGCTGACCTTTACCGGTGATACGCAGCCGTTTAGCGCCACGGTGACCAGCTTCCGTCAGGTCGATTGGGAAAGCCTGCGTCCGAATTTCTTCTTCATTTTCCCTGTTGGAGCGTTGGATAACCAGCCGCAGTCCTGGCTGACCAGCTTCCGCTATGATGGCGATGAGAAGATGATTACGCAACTGAATCGCCAGTTCCCGACGGTGAGCGTGCTGGATATCGGCAGTATTCTGCGTCAGGTGGGGCAGGTCTTACAGCAGGTAAGCCGGGCGCTGGAGATTATGGTCATTCTGGTACTGTTCTGCGGCGTGCTGCTGTTGTTGGCACAAATTCAGGTCGGGATGCGTCAACGGCGTCAGGAACTGATGGTATATCGCACGCTGGGAGCTGGGTTACGCCTGCTGCGCACCACGCTGTGGTGTGAATTCGCGGTACTGGGACTGGTAGCAGGAACGGCAGCGGCGATTGGCGCAGAATCTGCCCTGTGGCTGTTGCAGCGTAAAGTCTTTAACTTTGCCTGGGAACCGAATATCACGATGTGGATAACGCTCCCGTTAATCGCTGCATTCCTGCTGTCGCTCTGCGGCGGCTGGCTGGGGCTACGGCTCTTACGCGGTAAAGCCCTGTTCCGGCAGTTTGCGGGGTAA
- a CDS encoding nicotinamide mononucleotide deamidase-related protein YfaY, which translates to MLRVEMLCTGDEVLHGQIIDTNAAWLADYLFQQGLPMTSRMTVGDDLDALVTAITQRSQIADILIVNGGLGPTSDDLSALAAATAAGEGLVEHAEWLARMEAFFAERGRVMAPSNRKQAQIPASAEMVDNPVGTACGFALHLNKCLMFFTPGVPSEFKVMVDQQIMPRLRERFAVADAPLCLRLTTFGRSESDLASQLDGMALPPGVVLGYRSSMPIIELKLTGPAAQQEKMVQLWETVRAVAGENTLFEGTEGLPAQLARRLAERDMTLAVGEHFTAGLLNWQLQSANTPLVGGELLACIEDTSLSGLADYARHLAERQGASLALVVGSRNDAELSLALHTPEGSFAQTIQFNVQRYSLKTHQEVVAMLAMNMLRRWLNGWSVYGGHGWISVLRTL; encoded by the coding sequence ATGCTTAGGGTCGAGATGTTGTGTACCGGCGATGAAGTGCTGCATGGTCAGATTATTGATACCAATGCGGCCTGGTTGGCGGATTATTTGTTTCAACAGGGATTACCGATGACCAGCCGGATGACGGTGGGGGACGATCTCGATGCGTTGGTGACGGCGATAACACAGCGTAGCCAGATCGCCGATATCCTGATTGTAAACGGTGGTTTGGGGCCGACCAGCGACGATCTCAGCGCGTTGGCGGCGGCCACTGCAGCAGGTGAAGGGTTGGTTGAGCACGCAGAATGGCTGGCGCGGATGGAGGCTTTTTTTGCCGAGCGCGGCAGAGTGATGGCGCCGAGTAACCGCAAACAGGCACAAATCCCCGCCAGCGCGGAAATGGTAGATAACCCGGTTGGCACCGCCTGTGGTTTTGCACTGCACTTGAATAAGTGCCTGATGTTTTTCACGCCGGGCGTCCCGTCTGAGTTTAAGGTCATGGTCGATCAGCAAATTATGCCGCGCTTGCGCGAGCGTTTTGCTGTTGCCGATGCCCCGCTGTGCCTGCGCCTGACCACCTTTGGTCGTTCCGAGAGCGATCTGGCAAGTCAGCTGGATGGTATGGCGTTACCGCCGGGCGTGGTGCTGGGTTACCGTTCTTCTATGCCGATTATCGAGCTGAAGCTGACAGGGCCAGCCGCTCAGCAGGAAAAGATGGTGCAACTGTGGGAAACGGTGCGCGCCGTAGCCGGGGAAAATACCCTCTTTGAAGGAACGGAAGGGCTGCCAGCGCAGCTTGCACGGCGTCTGGCTGAACGTGATATGACGCTGGCAGTGGGTGAACACTTCACGGCAGGATTGCTCAACTGGCAGCTCCAGTCGGCGAATACGCCGCTAGTGGGCGGGGAACTGCTGGCATGCATTGAGGATACCAGCCTGTCTGGGCTAGCGGATTATGCTCGTCATCTGGCGGAGCGTCAGGGGGCGTCGTTAGCGCTGGTTGTGGGAAGTCGGAATGATGCAGAACTGTCATTAGCGCTGCATACGCCGGAAGGATCGTTCGCCCAAACGATACAGTTCAACGTACAGCGCTACAGCCTGAAAACGCATCAGGAAGTCGTTGCAATGCTGGCGATGAACATGCTGCGCCGCTGGCTAAACGGCTGGTCAGTGTACGGCGGACACGGCTGGATCTCAGTATTGAGAACGTTATAG
- a CDS encoding SDR family oxidoreductase: MQKTVFITGCSSGIGLIAAQDLQKRGYRVIAACRRAEDVARLNALGLEAITLDLDDSASVEQAAAEVIRLTDNRLYGLFNNAGYGLYGPLNTISRQQLEQQFSSNLFGTHQLTQLLLPAMLPHGEGRIIQTSSVLGLVSTPGRGAYAASKYALEAWSDALRMELHGSGLHVSLIEPGPISTRFTHNVAQTQTDKPVTNPGIAKRFTLPPEAILPKLHHALESSRPKLRYPVTLVAHALTWLRRLLPGCLLDKVLRG; the protein is encoded by the coding sequence ATGCAAAAAACGGTCTTCATTACGGGTTGCTCCAGCGGTATTGGCCTGATTGCCGCTCAGGATCTGCAAAAGCGCGGCTATCGCGTGATTGCGGCCTGCCGCCGCGCAGAAGATGTTGCGCGCCTGAACGCGCTGGGTCTGGAAGCGATTACGCTCGATCTGGATGACAGCGCCAGCGTTGAACAAGCCGCCGCAGAGGTGATCAGACTGACCGATAACCGCCTGTACGGGTTATTTAATAACGCCGGATACGGTCTGTATGGCCCGCTGAATACCATTTCGCGCCAGCAACTCGAACAGCAGTTTTCCAGCAACCTGTTCGGCACGCATCAGCTCACGCAATTACTGCTGCCCGCCATGCTGCCGCACGGCGAAGGCCGTATCATCCAGACCAGTTCGGTGTTAGGGCTAGTGTCAACGCCGGGGCGCGGCGCGTATGCCGCCAGCAAATATGCGTTGGAAGCGTGGTCAGATGCGCTGCGCATGGAGTTACACGGCAGCGGCCTGCACGTCAGCCTGATCGAGCCCGGCCCAATTAGCACACGCTTTACTCATAACGTGGCACAAACGCAGACGGACAAGCCGGTGACCAACCCCGGCATCGCTAAGCGTTTCACTCTACCGCCGGAAGCGATATTGCCGAAGCTCCATCATGCGCTGGAAAGTTCGCGGCCTAAATTACGCTATCCCGTCACGCTGGTCGCTCACGCCTTAACCTGGCTGCGCCGCCTGCTACCGGGGTGTTTGCTGGATAAAGTATTACGAGGATAA
- a CDS encoding YfaZ family outer membrane protein, producing MKKFVIACAGSLLLASASVHAISLSGEAGRDYAGASAGFGLGIPGLAGNVSYAHGDNNNDVYGFGLGYTIPVGPLKLTLGGKALYLNQDHGNDGYGVALGGGVQWPLSRQFSLYGEGYYSPDAFSSHVDHYVEGKAGVRWQVFAPLSVDVGYRYINMARENGPDNKLADSAYVGVGLSF from the coding sequence ATGAAAAAGTTTGTGATTGCCTGTGCGGGAAGCCTGTTACTTGCAAGTGCTTCTGTACATGCCATTAGCCTTTCCGGGGAAGCAGGTCGCGATTACGCCGGTGCCAGTGCGGGCTTCGGTCTGGGCATTCCTGGGCTTGCGGGTAATGTGAGCTATGCCCACGGTGACAATAACAATGACGTCTACGGCTTCGGTCTGGGATACACCATCCCTGTTGGCCCACTTAAACTGACTCTGGGTGGTAAAGCGCTGTACCTGAATCAGGACCACGGCAATGATGGCTATGGCGTTGCTCTGGGCGGTGGCGTGCAGTGGCCGCTGAGCCGTCAGTTCTCGCTGTATGGTGAAGGCTACTATTCACCGGATGCTTTCTCCAGCCATGTCGATCACTACGTTGAAGGGAAAGCAGGCGTACGCTGGCAGGTCTTTGCACCGCTGAGCGTTGATGTGGGTTACCGCTACATCAATATGGCGCGCGAGAATGGGCCGGATAACAAACTGGCTGATTCTGCTTATGTCGGCGTTGGTCTGAGCTTCTGA
- a CDS encoding catalase, protein MREGKLATGKRAAAMDTPHTVHADMRTPMRFQDMWFLEKLALFDRETNASYQTTHQTIQQKKVTKPGANASDS, encoded by the coding sequence ATGAGAGAAGGAAAATTAGCGACAGGGAAGCGTGCCGCAGCGATGGATACCCCTCATACGGTGCATGCCGATATGCGCACCCCGATGCGGTTTCAGGACATGTGGTTTCTGGAAAAGCTGGCGCTGTTTGATCGGGAAACCAACGCCAGTTATCAGACGACTCATCAAACTATTCAGCAAAAAAAGGTGACGAAACCCGGTGCCAACGCGTCGGATAGCTAG
- the tyrP gene encoding tyrosine transporter TyrP: MKNRTLGSIFIVAGTTIGAGMLAMPLATAGVGFGTTLIVLIGLWALMCYSALLLVEVYQHQPSHTGLGTLAKIYLGRWGQWITGFSMLFLMYALTAAYISGAGELLATSISQWSGYSLPLSAGILLFTLVAGGVVCIGTSSVDLFNRILFSGKVLMLVIMLAVMVPHIQRVNLLTLPLQQGLTLSALPVILTSFGFHGSIPSIVHYMGGDSRKLRRIFLIGSVIPLIAYIFWQLAMLGSLSSSTFNAILADQAGLNGLMQAIRTLVASPHVELAVHLFADLALATSFLGVALGLFDYLADLFKRKNSVTGRAQTGLLTFIPPLVFALFYPQGFVMALGYAAIALAVLALLIPVLLSWQVRKQRPEIRATRGGAPVLALVFASGVGIILIQLAMVAGWLPSIS; the protein is encoded by the coding sequence GTGAAAAATCGTACTCTTGGCAGTATTTTTATCGTTGCTGGTACTACAATTGGAGCAGGAATGTTGGCGATGCCGTTGGCAACGGCTGGCGTCGGATTTGGCACGACATTGATAGTATTAATCGGTCTGTGGGCACTGATGTGTTACAGCGCCCTGCTGCTGGTTGAAGTGTATCAACATCAGCCATCGCACACCGGATTAGGCACGTTGGCAAAAATCTACCTCGGCCGTTGGGGACAATGGATTACCGGTTTCAGTATGCTATTTCTGATGTATGCGCTCACGGCAGCCTATATCAGCGGCGCAGGCGAACTGCTCGCCACCAGCATTAGCCAATGGAGTGGCTACTCACTTCCACTATCCGCCGGTATTCTACTCTTCACGCTGGTTGCGGGCGGCGTCGTCTGTATCGGGACTTCCTCTGTCGATTTGTTTAACCGCATTCTGTTTAGCGGCAAAGTGCTTATGCTCGTCATTATGCTGGCCGTCATGGTTCCACATATTCAGCGCGTTAATCTCTTAACGCTCCCGCTGCAACAGGGTCTGACGCTCTCGGCATTACCCGTCATTCTGACGTCATTCGGCTTTCACGGCAGTATCCCCAGTATTGTGCATTACATGGGTGGTGACAGCCGTAAGCTGCGCCGGATATTTCTTATCGGTAGCGTGATACCGCTGATTGCCTACATTTTCTGGCAGCTCGCGATGCTAGGCAGCCTCAGTTCTTCAACATTCAATGCGATTTTGGCCGATCAGGCGGGGTTGAATGGACTGATGCAGGCTATTCGTACGCTGGTGGCTTCACCGCACGTTGAACTGGCCGTCCACCTGTTTGCCGATCTGGCGCTGGCGACCTCTTTCCTCGGCGTGGCGCTTGGGCTATTCGATTATTTAGCCGATCTGTTTAAGCGTAAAAATAGCGTCACCGGACGTGCCCAAACGGGTTTGCTGACCTTTATCCCACCGCTGGTGTTTGCACTCTTTTATCCGCAAGGGTTCGTGATGGCGCTGGGTTATGCGGCGATCGCACTGGCCGTGCTGGCACTGCTTATTCCCGTCCTGCTGAGCTGGCAGGTACGCAAACAGCGCCCTGAAATACGTGCGACGCGCGGAGGTGCTCCAGTTCTGGCGCTGGTTTTCGCCAGCGGCGTAGGCATCATCCTGATCCAACTGGCGATGGTCGCAGGCTGGCTACCGTCAATCAGCTAA
- a CDS encoding co-chaperone YbbN has protein sequence MLEQQATIIDVNESNLRQVLDHSMTLPVLFYFWSARSQHCLELEPVLDRLAQEYAGQFVLAKVDCDAEQRVAAQFGLRSIPTVYLVKDAQPLDGFQGPQPEEAIRELLKRALPKEEELKVAQAQLLIQEDKLPEAMQLLKDAWQLSQQRSDIGLMLAEVQIQIKRSEEAEAVLATIPLQDQDTRYHSLVAQIELLKQAADTPEIQHLQQKLDADPQNAELAVQLALQLHQVGRNEEALELLMGFLKKDLAVANGSARKTLMDIMAALGTGDALAARYRRQLYSLLY, from the coding sequence ATGTTAGAACAACAAGCGACTATCATTGACGTCAACGAATCCAACCTGCGTCAGGTGTTGGACCACTCCATGACACTGCCAGTCCTGTTTTACTTCTGGTCGGCGCGTAGCCAGCACTGTCTGGAACTGGAACCGGTGCTGGACAGGCTGGCGCAGGAATATGCAGGACAGTTTGTTCTGGCGAAGGTTGACTGTGATGCCGAACAGCGCGTCGCGGCTCAGTTTGGCCTGCGCTCAATCCCTACCGTTTATCTCGTTAAAGATGCTCAGCCGCTGGACGGTTTTCAGGGGCCACAGCCGGAAGAAGCCATTCGTGAATTGCTGAAACGCGCATTGCCGAAAGAAGAAGAACTGAAAGTCGCGCAGGCACAGCTGTTGATTCAGGAAGACAAACTGCCAGAAGCAATGCAGTTGCTGAAAGACGCCTGGCAACTCAGCCAGCAGCGCAGCGATATCGGTCTGATGCTGGCGGAAGTGCAGATTCAGATTAAACGTAGTGAAGAGGCCGAAGCGGTATTAGCCACCATTCCTTTGCAAGATCAAGATACCCGCTATCACAGTCTCGTCGCGCAGATTGAGTTGCTGAAACAGGCGGCAGATACGCCGGAAATTCAGCATCTACAGCAGAAGTTGGACGCTGACCCGCAAAATGCGGAACTGGCGGTACAGCTGGCGCTGCAACTGCATCAGGTCGGTCGTAATGAAGAAGCACTTGAACTGCTGATGGGATTCCTGAAGAAAGATCTGGCCGTTGCTAACGGCAGCGCACGCAAAACGCTGATGGACATCATGGCCGCCCTCGGCACCGGCGACGCCCTCGCCGCCCGCTACCGTCGGCAGCTCTACTCGTTGCTATATTGA
- the tesA gene encoding multifunctional acyl-CoA thioesterase I/protease I/lysophospholipase L1 → MMNFKNVFYVRSFAWRSTRWAGLRKHVFVLLLLGLCSVRAFAADTLLILGDSLSAGYQMPAANAWPTLLNTQWQTQKKGIAVVNASISGDTTAQGLARLPALLKQHQPRWVLIELGGNDGLRGFPAPNIEQDLAKIITLVKQANAQPLIMQIRLPTNYGRRYTESFSNIYPKLAEQFALPLLPFFMEQVYLKPEWMMEDGIHPTRDAQPFIAEWMAKQLEPLVNHES, encoded by the coding sequence ATGATGAACTTCAAGAATGTTTTCTACGTGCGCAGTTTTGCTTGGCGTAGCACTCGCTGGGCTGGTCTTCGCAAACATGTTTTCGTCCTTTTGCTTCTGGGATTATGCAGCGTACGCGCTTTCGCCGCTGACACATTATTAATTCTGGGCGATAGCCTTAGCGCGGGCTACCAAATGCCGGCCGCTAACGCGTGGCCAACGCTGTTGAACACACAGTGGCAAACGCAGAAAAAAGGCATCGCTGTGGTTAACGCCAGCATTAGCGGTGACACCACCGCACAAGGGCTGGCGCGACTTCCTGCCTTGTTAAAACAGCATCAGCCACGTTGGGTGTTGATTGAACTGGGCGGCAATGACGGGCTACGGGGATTTCCGGCCCCTAATATCGAGCAGGATCTGGCAAAAATCATCACGCTGGTCAAACAGGCTAACGCTCAGCCTCTGATTATGCAGATCCGTTTGCCGACCAACTATGGCCGTCGCTACACCGAGTCATTCAGCAATATTTACCCCAAATTGGCGGAGCAGTTTGCACTTCCGCTGCTGCCTTTCTTTATGGAGCAGGTGTATCTTAAACCGGAGTGGATGATGGAAGATGGCATCCATCCAACCCGGGATGCCCAACCGTTTATCGCAGAATGGATGGCGAAGCAGCTGGAACCCTTAGTTAACCATGAGTCTTAA